The Acidobacteriota bacterium genomic interval ATATCCGACCCGAGCGCGATCACGGGCTTGCCCGATCCCCAGGTCGCGGTCCACGCGGTGGGAATGCCCGCCACGCCTTCCTGAATCACGAACCCGGCCTGCCGCAGGACGCCCTTCAGATACCGGGACGTCTCGATCTCCTGGAACCCCAGCTCGCCGTAGCTGTACAGCTGATCGATCATCTGTTGTGTCAGCACCGCCGAACGGTCGACTGCGGCGATGGCCTGCTGCTTGAGTGCCTGCACGCGCACCTCGACGGGATCGACGGCGGGCTTCTTGGCGGCCTGCTGCGGGGCGGCGCCGACCAAGCCCGGGCCGAGGCTAAGACACAGCACGGTGAAGGCAATCCGGTTGGCTCTGAACATTCTGCGCTCCTCGGGTCTGGCCGCGTCTGTTGATCGCTGCGGCGGGATGGTTCGGGGTTCCCAATCGCGGCAGTAGTCTACTCCAGCCCGGAAGTATCCGTAACCGTGCCTGCGATAGACTAAGGTCTGATGCAGGACTTTGACCCACCGCGCTGGCTGCGCGGCGGCCACCGGATGACCCTCTACGCGTGGGCCCGAGACCGTCACTTTCCAGACTTGCCGCCCGCAGTGCCCCGTCTCTTCGACGTGGAGCCCCGAACTCGCGTCCTCGCGCACTGCCACTGGCAGGACGATCCGCGGACCCACCCGACGCTGGTTGCGCTGCACGGACTCGAGGGATCGAGCGATTCACACTACATGCTCGGCATCGCTGACAAGGCGCTTCGACGCGGCTTCAATGTCATCCGTCTCAATCAGCGCAACTGCGGCGGGACCGAGCATCTGTGCGAGGGTCTGTACCATTCCGGCCTCACCGCGGATGTGGCGGCGGTGTTGACGGAGCTGGCCGACGCCGACGGCCTTCCGTCGATGGCGGTCGCCGGCTATTCGCTCGGCGGCAATCTTGCGCTGCGCCTCGCCGGCCTGCTTGGCGACAACGCGCCGGCCTGGCTCCGGGCGATCTGCGCCGTCTCCCCCACCCTCGAACTCGGCGCCTGCATGGACGCGATGGAGCGGATCAGGAACCGCCTCTACGAGTGGGACTTCATGCGCAGTCTCCGCCGGAGAATTCGCCGAAAGGCCCTCATGCACCCGGGATCCTACGACGTCACCGGACTCTGGCGAATCCGGAGCATCAGGGCCTTTGACGATCGGTTTACCGCACCGCACTACGGGTTCAAGGACGCGGCTGACTACTACTACCGCGCGGCGTCCATGCGCGTGGTGGACCAGATCCGCGTTCCCGCGCTCATCGTGGCCGCCGAGGATGATCCGTTCATTCCGGTCGAACCGTTTCGCGATCCGAAGGTCACCGGCAATCCTCACATCGCACTGCGGATCACCCGCCACGGCGGACATTGCGGTTACATCGAAAACGCGAACGACGGGTACGACGGCTACTGGGCCGAACAGCAGGTTGTTGAGTTCGCCGCGGCGCACACGGGGATGTAACGGGTCCGCGGACAGGGAGAACAGCGGCCACAAGCTCCCGACGGTGCTGATGGACCCCCAGGGCATACTTGTGAAAACATACACGGGTAATGACTGGTCCCCTGACACGGTCGTCAGGGATGTAGAGGCACTCATCAAGCAGCCCCGCCCCGGCACCCGGCGGCGCACGATTCGCGTCCGGGAGTCCCCCAACGCCCCAGACCCGTGCGCAGGAGTTCCCCATGAGTGAGACGGTCCTGCTCGGCGACGAAGCTGTCGCGCTCGGCGCGGTTCATGCCGGCCTGACGGCCGCGTACGCGTATCCTGGCACGCCGTCGACCGAGATCACGGAATACCTGATCCGGTATCGGCGGAAGCACGGGACGCCGATTGCCCAGTGGTGCGCCAACGAGAA includes:
- a CDS encoding alpha/beta fold hydrolase; translation: MQDFDPPRWLRGGHRMTLYAWARDRHFPDLPPAVPRLFDVEPRTRVLAHCHWQDDPRTHPTLVALHGLEGSSDSHYMLGIADKALRRGFNVIRLNQRNCGGTEHLCEGLYHSGLTADVAAVLTELADADGLPSMAVAGYSLGGNLALRLAGLLGDNAPAWLRAICAVSPTLELGACMDAMERIRNRLYEWDFMRSLRRRIRRKALMHPGSYDVTGLWRIRSIRAFDDRFTAPHYGFKDAADYYYRAASMRVVDQIRVPALIVAAEDDPFIPVEPFRDPKVTGNPHIALRITRHGGHCGYIENANDGYDGYWAEQQVVEFAAAHTGM